The Streptococcus pantholopis genome has a segment encoding these proteins:
- the proB gene encoding glutamate 5-kinase, producing MKRNFGHVKRLVIKIGTSSLVLPTGKINLEKIDQLAFVIASLANKGMEVILVSSGAMGFGLNVLDLPKRPANLAKQQAVSSVGQVAMMSLYSQIFSHYQTAVSQILLTRDVIEFPESLGNVTNAFESLIAMGIVPIVNENDAISVDEMDHATKFGDNDRLSAIVAGITKADLLIMLSDIDGLFDKNPTIYEDAALRSHVTAITEEIIKSAGGVGSRFGTGGMISKIQSAQIVFENHSQMVLMNGKNPRDILRVLDGVELGTWFAQTR from the coding sequence ATGAAAAGAAATTTTGGTCATGTAAAGCGTCTTGTTATCAAAATCGGAACTAGCTCGCTGGTGCTCCCGACCGGGAAAATTAATCTTGAAAAAATTGATCAGCTGGCTTTTGTGATAGCCAGTCTGGCCAATAAAGGCATGGAAGTGATTCTGGTTTCCTCAGGGGCGATGGGCTTTGGGCTGAATGTTCTTGACCTTCCTAAACGCCCTGCAAATCTTGCTAAACAGCAGGCGGTCTCCAGTGTCGGTCAGGTCGCAATGATGAGTTTGTATTCTCAAATATTTTCTCATTACCAGACAGCTGTTTCTCAAATTCTATTAACACGGGATGTCATAGAGTTTCCAGAAAGTCTGGGCAATGTAACAAATGCCTTTGAGAGTCTGATTGCCATGGGGATTGTTCCTATCGTCAACGAGAATGATGCCATCAGCGTGGATGAGATGGATCATGCCACCAAGTTTGGGGACAATGATCGTTTGTCAGCCATTGTTGCAGGTATCACTAAGGCTGACCTGCTTATCATGCTGTCAGACATTGACGGACTTTTTGATAAGAACCCGACGATTTATGAGGATGCAGCTCTTCGGTCGCATGTCACTGCCATTACAGAGGAGATTATCAAATCAGCCGGCGGTGTTGGCAGCCGATTTGGGACAGGCGGTATGATTAGTAAAATCCAAAGTGCCCAGATTGTTTTTGAAAATCACAGTCAGATGGTTTTGATGAATGGCAAAAATCCTCGGGATATCTTGCGTGTTTTGGACGGAGTAGAGTTGGGCACCTGGTTTGCCCAGACCAGATAA
- a CDS encoding glutamate-5-semialdehyde dehydrogenase, whose amino-acid sequence MTYIEQLGRGARQAGHSLMQLGTAQKNAVLRDVAQALLDQAAYILAENKRDLAKAKENGISDIMIDRLRLDDERIADIAQGVRQVADLADPIGQVVRGYTNLDGLKIVQKRVPLGVIAMIFESRPNVSVDAFSLAFKTSNAIILRGGRDAICSNTALVQVIRQTLSQSGIDENAVQLVEDTSHAVAEELMEAVDYIDVLIPRGSARLIQTVKSKAKVPFIETGVGNVHIFVDEFADLDTAVNIVINAKTQRPSVCNAAESLVVHSSVAESFLPKLAAAMDAVQPVEWRADARAQAYLPQSVPASEDDYATEFLDYIMSVKTVDSLQEAVDWINTYSSHHSEAIITKDLAHAEHFQDQVDSAAVYVNASTRFTDGFVFGLGAEIGISTQKIHARGPMGLEALTSTKFYIKGEGQVRQ is encoded by the coding sequence ATGACTTATATTGAGCAACTAGGCAGAGGGGCCAGACAGGCCGGTCATAGTCTTATGCAGTTGGGAACGGCGCAGAAAAATGCTGTTCTAAGGGATGTTGCACAGGCTTTGTTAGATCAAGCTGCTTATATTTTAGCTGAAAACAAACGTGATCTAGCTAAGGCTAAGGAGAATGGCATTTCAGATATTATGATCGATCGGCTTCGTTTAGACGATGAACGTATTGCAGATATAGCCCAAGGCGTCCGTCAGGTAGCTGATTTAGCGGATCCTATAGGGCAGGTTGTTAGGGGCTATACCAATTTGGATGGTTTGAAGATTGTTCAGAAGCGTGTTCCGCTGGGTGTCATTGCCATGATTTTTGAAAGCCGGCCCAATGTTTCTGTTGATGCTTTCAGCTTGGCTTTTAAGACTAGCAATGCCATTATTTTGCGGGGAGGACGGGATGCTATATGCTCAAATACCGCTTTGGTTCAGGTCATCCGTCAGACCCTGTCGCAGTCAGGAATCGATGAGAATGCGGTCCAGCTGGTTGAAGACACCAGCCATGCGGTAGCTGAGGAGTTAATGGAGGCCGTCGATTATATTGATGTTCTGATTCCCAGAGGCAGTGCCAGACTGATTCAGACTGTAAAAAGCAAGGCAAAGGTGCCTTTTATTGAAACCGGCGTCGGGAATGTCCATATCTTTGTCGATGAATTTGCGGATTTAGATACGGCCGTGAATATTGTAATCAATGCCAAAACTCAGCGTCCCAGTGTCTGCAATGCGGCTGAAAGTTTAGTTGTGCACAGTTCTGTCGCTGAAAGCTTTTTACCTAAACTGGCAGCTGCCATGGATGCAGTTCAGCCGGTTGAATGGCGGGCTGATGCGCGTGCGCAGGCCTATTTGCCGCAATCGGTTCCTGCAAGTGAGGACGATTACGCGACAGAATTCTTGGACTATATCATGTCTGTTAAGACGGTTGACAGTCTCCAGGAAGCAGTCGACTGGATTAATACCTACAGTTCCCACCATTCTGAGGCGATTATTACCAAAGATCTGGCTCATGCTGAACATTTCCAAGATCAGGTAGATTCAGCTGCCGTCTATGTCAATGCTTCAACGCGTTTTACTGACGGTTTTGTTTTTGGTCTGGGAGCCGAAATCGGTATCTCAACACAAAAGATACATGCCAGAGGACCGATGGGTCTGGAAGCTCTGACCAGCACTAAATTTTATATCAAGGGAGAAGGACAGGTCCGTCAGTAA
- the rsmH gene encoding 16S rRNA (cytosine(1402)-N(4))-methyltransferase RsmH, producing the protein MTNDFYHKTVFLHEAVDMLAVKPDGVYVDATLGGSGHSSYLLSRLSSQGRLYAFDQDQKAINQAKVRLHPYIETGQVRLIKDNFKNLSFRLSQYGQTAVDGVLYDLGVSSPQLDESKRGFSYKQDAPLDMRMNQEQELSAYDVVNHYAYNNLVRLFFRYGEDKFAKQVARKIESARQIKPIATTGELAELIKAAKPAKALKKKGHPAKQIFQAIRIEVNDELRAAETSLKQALDLLKPDGRIAVITFHSLEDRIVKQLFREAAAVNVPKGLPVIPESLQPKFELVNRKPVLPSEQELEMNHRAHSAKLRVIRKISEKNYD; encoded by the coding sequence ATGACAAATGATTTTTATCATAAGACTGTGTTTCTGCATGAGGCTGTCGACATGCTTGCAGTTAAGCCTGATGGAGTCTATGTTGATGCGACTTTAGGAGGTTCCGGACACAGCAGTTATTTACTGTCGCGGCTCAGCAGTCAAGGGCGGCTCTATGCCTTCGATCAGGATCAGAAAGCAATAAATCAGGCAAAAGTTCGCCTGCATCCTTATATTGAAACAGGACAGGTCCGCCTGATTAAGGATAATTTTAAAAACCTTAGCTTTCGCCTCAGTCAGTACGGTCAAACAGCTGTTGATGGGGTTCTCTATGACTTAGGAGTATCCAGTCCGCAGCTGGACGAAAGCAAGAGGGGTTTTTCCTACAAGCAGGATGCTCCCCTTGATATGCGGATGAATCAAGAGCAGGAGCTGTCTGCCTATGACGTTGTCAACCATTATGCCTATAACAATTTAGTCCGCCTCTTCTTTCGCTATGGTGAAGATAAGTTTGCCAAACAAGTGGCCCGAAAGATTGAGTCGGCCCGGCAAATAAAGCCTATTGCGACAACCGGTGAGCTGGCTGAACTGATTAAAGCCGCCAAGCCTGCCAAGGCGCTCAAGAAAAAAGGCCATCCGGCCAAGCAAATTTTTCAGGCCATCCGTATAGAAGTAAATGATGAGCTTAGGGCTGCAGAAACTTCTCTGAAACAGGCGCTGGATTTACTGAAGCCAGATGGCCGGATCGCTGTGATAACCTTCCACTCTTTAGAGGATCGTATCGTCAAACAGCTATTTAGAGAGGCAGCTGCTGTCAATGTCCCTAAAGGACTGCCTGTTATTCCTGAAAGTCTGCAGCCTAAATTTGAATTGGTTAACCGCAAACCGGTATTACCCAGCGAGCAGGAACTTGAAATGAATCACCGAGCCCATTCGGCTAAGCTCCGAGTTATCAGAAAAATAAGTGAAAAAAATTATGACTAA
- the ftsL gene encoding cell division protein FtsL, with the protein MTNEKRTEAVTKVLQKRIRTFSRIEKAFYGAIILTAIIMAVSIVYLQSRNLQVQQEITQLNSQINDKETELNNAKQEVAELSGRDRIVQIATESGLNSENANISEVK; encoded by the coding sequence ATGACTAATGAAAAACGAACTGAGGCAGTGACAAAAGTCCTGCAGAAACGTATTCGCACTTTTTCAAGAATTGAAAAAGCTTTTTATGGTGCCATTATTCTGACGGCTATTATCATGGCTGTCAGTATCGTTTACCTGCAGAGCCGCAATCTTCAGGTTCAGCAGGAAATCACTCAATTAAACAGTCAGATTAATGATAAGGAAACAGAATTAAACAACGCTAAGCAGGAAGTTGCCGAGCTGAGCGGCCGCGACCGCATTGTCCAAATTGCGACAGAATCAGGCTTAAATTCTGAAAATGCTAACATTTCTGAGGTAAAGTAA
- the pbp2X gene encoding penicillin-binding protein PBP2X produces the protein MRKFFKKWQNRFLGYVISDRKRPRQNRERVGQNLMILAIFIFFVFIINFVIIIGTDKKFGENLSEKARDVYQTTVTVQAKRGTIYDRNGNPIAEDSTTYSVYAIIDKSYISSTGEKLYVQSSQYDQVAEIFNQQLGMDKEEVLSQLRQKKVFQVSFGTKGSGISYSTMSAITAAMQEAGIEGIAFTTSPGRMYKNGIFASQFIGVAQLHENKDGTKSLIGTSGLEASLNDILSGEDGTVTYEKDKNGNTLLGTGTTVKEAVNGKDVYTTLSEPIQTYLETQMDVFQAEAKGVYASATLINAKTGEILATSQRPTYNPSTLEGYDEGNLKTWNTLLYQSNYEPGSTMKVMTLASAIDSGVFNPSESYSNSEGLTIADATIQDWAINEGSSTGQYMTMAQGFAYSSNVGMTMLEQKMGNDKWLNYLSKFRFGYPTRFGMGNEATGLLPSDNIVTIAMSAFGQGIATTQTQMLRAFTSVSNDGVMVEPQFISKLYDPNTDTSRSASAEVVGNPVSAEAARQTRDYMVTVGTDPYYGTLYSDGPIIQVGNESVAVKSGTAQIAAEDGSGYMTGSNDYIYSVVAMLPSEDPEFVMYVTLQQPEERFSALYWQDVVNPVLEEAVLMRDTLLAPAANETAQQTEYHLDDVIGKNPGETAEELRRNLVHPVVLGTGSKISKVSKKTGSNLAENEQILLLTNNLEKVPDMYGWTKANVETFAKWTGIKIKYRGSDSGTVIKQNVDIDANIDDIKKITITLGE, from the coding sequence ATGCGAAAATTTTTTAAGAAGTGGCAGAATCGCTTTTTAGGTTACGTTATCAGTGACCGCAAAAGGCCGCGGCAGAACCGTGAACGGGTAGGGCAAAACCTGATGATTCTGGCGATTTTCATTTTTTTTGTTTTTATTATTAATTTTGTCATTATAATCGGAACAGACAAAAAATTTGGAGAGAATCTCTCTGAAAAAGCAAGGGACGTTTATCAGACGACTGTTACCGTTCAGGCTAAACGCGGAACGATTTATGATCGCAACGGCAATCCCATTGCCGAAGATTCAACCACCTACAGCGTTTATGCCATCATAGATAAGTCCTACATTTCCTCTACCGGAGAAAAACTGTATGTACAGTCTTCACAATACGACCAAGTTGCTGAGATTTTTAATCAGCAGCTGGGTATGGATAAAGAAGAGGTACTAAGTCAGCTGCGGCAGAAAAAAGTCTTTCAGGTCAGCTTCGGAACCAAAGGTTCAGGGATTTCTTACAGTACAATGTCGGCTATTACAGCTGCTATGCAGGAAGCTGGTATAGAAGGTATTGCTTTTACAACAAGCCCCGGACGGATGTATAAAAACGGGATTTTTGCTTCTCAGTTTATCGGAGTCGCTCAGCTCCATGAAAACAAGGACGGGACCAAAAGCCTTATCGGGACATCCGGTCTTGAAGCCAGTTTGAATGATATTTTATCCGGAGAAGACGGGACTGTAACCTACGAAAAAGATAAAAACGGCAATACACTGCTTGGAACCGGAACGACTGTCAAAGAGGCAGTTAACGGAAAAGATGTTTACACAACACTATCTGAACCGATTCAGACTTATCTTGAGACTCAGATGGATGTTTTTCAGGCGGAAGCTAAGGGTGTTTATGCCAGTGCAACTCTCATTAATGCTAAGACAGGAGAAATTCTGGCAACTTCACAAAGGCCGACTTACAATCCCAGCACACTGGAAGGTTATGATGAGGGGAACCTTAAAACCTGGAATACTTTGCTATATCAAAGCAACTATGAGCCCGGTTCGACCATGAAGGTGATGACTTTGGCTTCTGCTATTGATTCAGGCGTTTTCAATCCTTCTGAAAGTTACAGCAACAGTGAAGGTCTGACTATTGCAGATGCAACCATTCAGGACTGGGCCATTAATGAAGGATCTTCTACCGGACAGTACATGACTATGGCTCAGGGCTTTGCTTACTCCAGTAATGTCGGCATGACCATGCTGGAGCAGAAGATGGGCAATGATAAATGGCTCAACTACCTTTCTAAATTCCGTTTTGGCTATCCGACCCGTTTTGGCATGGGGAATGAAGCAACGGGACTTTTGCCATCGGATAATATTGTGACGATTGCCATGAGTGCTTTCGGCCAAGGGATAGCAACAACCCAAACCCAAATGCTGCGGGCTTTTACCTCTGTCTCCAACGATGGTGTCATGGTTGAACCGCAGTTTATCAGTAAGCTTTACGATCCCAATACTGATACCAGCCGCAGTGCCTCAGCTGAGGTGGTCGGCAATCCAGTTTCTGCTGAAGCAGCCAGACAAACCAGAGATTATATGGTAACTGTTGGCACCGATCCTTACTACGGAACTCTGTATTCAGACGGTCCGATTATCCAAGTAGGCAATGAATCAGTTGCTGTGAAATCAGGGACAGCCCAAATTGCGGCAGAGGACGGGAGCGGCTATATGACAGGATCTAATGATTACATTTATTCTGTCGTAGCCATGCTGCCTTCAGAAGATCCGGAGTTTGTCATGTATGTGACCTTGCAGCAGCCGGAAGAGCGTTTTTCAGCTCTGTATTGGCAAGACGTTGTCAATCCTGTCTTGGAAGAAGCTGTTTTAATGCGGGATACCTTGCTGGCACCGGCAGCCAATGAGACTGCTCAGCAAACAGAGTACCATCTGGATGATGTTATAGGTAAGAACCCAGGAGAAACAGCAGAAGAGCTGAGACGAAATTTGGTCCATCCTGTTGTCTTGGGAACCGGCAGCAAAATCAGCAAAGTATCCAAAAAAACCGGCTCTAATTTAGCAGAAAATGAACAAATTCTGCTTTTGACAAATAATCTTGAGAAAGTACCGGATATGTACGGCTGGACTAAGGCCAATGTAGAGACTTTTGCTAAGTGGACCGGTATAAAGATCAAATACAGAGGATCCGACTCGGGGACCGTCATCAAACAAAATGTTGATATTGATGCCAATATTGATGATATTAAAAAAATCACCATCACTTTAGGAGAATAA
- the mraY gene encoding phospho-N-acetylmuramoyl-pentapeptide-transferase, producing MFLSIVAGAAAFILTVLIMPYFIRFYQLKKINGQQMHEDVKQHLEKAGTPTMGGTVFLLVAVCVSLIASFFLVAKNGGGMGATFGILSVVFIYGLIGFLDDFLKIFKQINEGLTPWQKMLLQIIGGLIFYFLHVRPSGTDALNVFGFNLHLGLLYVFFVLFWVVGFSNAVNLTDGIDGLASISVVISLATYAVIAHVQRQADVLLIILVMIGALLGFFVFNHKPAKVFMGDVGSLALGAMLATISIALRQEWTLLIIGIVYVIETSSVILQVSYFKYTKKKFGEGRRIFLMTPFHHHLELGGLTGKASKWSEWQVDAFLWGLGAAASLLTLAILYL from the coding sequence ATGTTTTTAAGTATAGTGGCAGGTGCAGCAGCATTTATACTGACAGTGCTTATTATGCCTTATTTTATCCGTTTTTATCAGCTCAAAAAAATTAATGGCCAGCAGATGCATGAGGATGTTAAGCAGCACCTTGAAAAAGCGGGAACTCCGACTATGGGAGGAACGGTATTCCTGCTGGTTGCTGTCTGTGTCAGTTTAATAGCCAGCTTCTTTCTGGTTGCTAAAAACGGCGGCGGCATGGGAGCGACTTTTGGTATTTTATCTGTCGTCTTTATCTATGGCTTAATCGGTTTTTTAGATGACTTTTTAAAAATCTTCAAGCAGATTAATGAGGGGCTGACGCCTTGGCAAAAAATGCTTCTGCAAATTATCGGCGGCTTAATCTTTTATTTTCTCCATGTGCGTCCCAGCGGAACGGATGCGCTCAATGTTTTTGGATTTAACCTGCATTTAGGTCTTCTTTATGTATTTTTTGTTCTATTTTGGGTTGTCGGCTTTTCCAATGCGGTCAATCTGACAGATGGGATTGACGGATTGGCCTCCATCTCGGTTGTCATCAGTCTGGCGACCTATGCTGTTATTGCTCATGTGCAAAGACAGGCTGATGTTCTTTTGATTATTCTGGTGATGATTGGTGCCCTTCTTGGATTTTTCGTCTTCAACCATAAGCCGGCCAAAGTGTTTATGGGTGATGTCGGCAGCTTAGCTTTAGGAGCTATGCTGGCCACTATTTCAATTGCTCTGCGTCAGGAATGGACCCTGCTTATCATCGGCATTGTCTATGTCATTGAAACCAGCTCTGTTATCCTGCAAGTTTCCTACTTCAAATACACCAAAAAGAAATTTGGCGAAGGCAGACGCATTTTTCTTATGACCCCCTTTCACCATCACTTGGAATTAGGCGGTCTGACCGGCAAAGCGTCAAAATGGAGCGAATGGCAGGTTGATGCCTTTTTGTGGGGCCTAGGTGCTGCAGCCAGCCTCCTGACTTTAGCTATTTTATATCTGTAG
- a CDS encoding sensor histidine kinase: MKSLKVDFKILQVGFGRRFLTPFLLWVDLTMTVYFFLLQLLLIFEDSIPDASYYRRYLIGIYTVLFLIMLVYVNGTFKEKREEEIIRYKERQIVYLSNYSKQIESLYNEIRDFRHDYINILTSLKVAIDQKNLTAIEGIYYNVLSQSGRKLQGKQYNIANLIHVENEAVKSLLSTKVFEAQNKGIDIAVEVEKPFRNPQIDSLDFVTILSILLDNAIEGAESASKRKITVALIAEEKVDTLIVQNSIEIEKVNIADIFSYRYSTKGGNRGIGLYNISNILRNYPHVSLQTQSKNYNFRQTLVIKHIHIKEIGD, from the coding sequence ATGAAATCACTTAAAGTTGATTTTAAAATTTTGCAAGTTGGATTTGGACGTAGATTTTTAACTCCCTTTTTGCTATGGGTTGATTTAACAATGACCGTTTATTTTTTTCTTTTGCAACTTCTTTTAATTTTTGAGGATAGTATACCAGATGCTTCCTATTATAGGCGGTATTTAATAGGTATTTATACCGTTCTCTTTTTAATTATGCTTGTTTATGTGAATGGGACATTTAAAGAAAAGCGTGAGGAAGAAATAATCAGATATAAAGAACGACAGATTGTATATTTATCTAATTATAGCAAACAGATAGAAAGTTTATACAATGAAATTCGAGATTTCAGACATGATTATATTAACATACTAACAAGTTTAAAAGTAGCAATTGATCAAAAAAATCTAACAGCGATTGAAGGGATTTATTATAATGTTTTATCACAATCAGGAAGAAAATTACAAGGAAAACAATATAACATTGCTAATCTAATCCATGTTGAAAATGAGGCAGTTAAAAGTCTCTTATCAACAAAAGTCTTTGAAGCTCAAAATAAGGGTATTGATATAGCTGTTGAAGTTGAAAAACCATTTAGAAATCCCCAAATTGACTCATTGGATTTTGTAACTATTTTGTCTATTTTACTTGATAACGCTATTGAAGGCGCTGAGTCAGCGTCTAAGCGGAAAATTACAGTAGCTTTAATAGCTGAAGAGAAGGTTGATACGTTAATTGTACAAAATAGCATTGAAATTGAAAAAGTTAACATTGCTGACATATTTTCATATAGATACTCTACTAAAGGAGGAAACAGGGGAATTGGACTTTATAACATTTCTAATATTTTACGAAACTATCCTCACGTCTCTCTACAAACACAAAGCAAAAATTATAATTTCAGACAAACACTAGTGATAAAGCACATACATATAAAAGAGATTGGAGACTAA